In a genomic window of Musa acuminata AAA Group cultivar baxijiao unplaced genomic scaffold, Cavendish_Baxijiao_AAA HiC_scaffold_1140, whole genome shotgun sequence:
- the LOC135671549 gene encoding cytochrome b6-f complex subunit 4 yields the protein MSGSFGGWIHKNSPIPITKKPDLNDPVLRAKLAKGMGHNYYGEPAWPNDLLYIFPVVILGTIACNVGLAVLEPSMIGEPADPFATPLEILPEWYFFPVFQILRTVPNKLLGVLLMVSVPTGLLTVPFLENVNKFQNPFRRPVATTVFLIGTAVALWLGIGATLPIDKSLTLGLF from the coding sequence atgtcCGGTTCCTTCGGGGgatggatccataagaattcacctatcccaataacaaagaAACCTGACTTGAACGATCCTGTATTAAGAGCTAAATTGGCTAAAGGGATggggcataattattatggagaacccgcatggcccaatgatcttttatatatttttccagtAGTAATTCTAGGTACTATTGCATGTAATGTAGGCTTGGCAGTTCTAGAACCGTCAATGATTGGTGAACCGGCGGATCCATTTGCAactcctttggaaatattacccgaATGGTACTTCTTTCCCGTATTTCAAATACTCCGCACAGTacccaataagttattaggtgtTCTTTTAATGGTTTCAGTACCAACGGGATTATTGACAGTACCTTTTTTGGAGAATGTTAATAAATTCCAAAATCCATTTCGTCGTCCAGTAGCTACAACAGTCTTTTTGATCGGTACCGCAGTAGCTCTTTGGTTAGGTATTGGAGCAACATTACCTATTGATAAATCGCTAACTTTAGGTcttttttaa
- the LOC135671548 gene encoding cytochrome b6, translated as MSKVYDWFEERLEIQAIADDITSKYVPPHVNIFYCLGGITLTCFLVQVATGFAMTFYYRPTVTEAFSSVQYIMTEANFGWLIRSVHRWSASMMVLMMILHVFRVYLTGGFKKPRELTWVTGVVLAVLTASFGVTGYSLPRDQIGYWAVKIVTGVPEAIPVIGSPLVELLRGSASVGQSTLTRFYSLHTFVLPLLTAVFMLMHFPMIRKQGISGPL; from the exons ATGAGT AAAGTATATGATTGGTTTGAGGAACGTCTTGAGATTCAGGCGATTGCAGATGATATAACTAGTAAATATGTTCCTCCTCATGTCAACATATTTTATTGTTTAGGGGGGATCACACTTACTTGTTTTTTAGTACAAGTAGCTACAGGTTTTGCTATGACTTTTTACTACCGTCCAACCGTTACAGAGGCTTTTTCCTCTGTTCAATACATAATGACCGAGGCCAACTTTGGTTGGTTAATCCGATCAGTTCATCGATGGTCAGCAAGTATGATGGTTCTAATGATGATCTTGCACGTATTTCGTGTGTACCTTACAGGTGGATTTAAAAAACCCCGCGAATTAACTTGGGTTACAGGTGTAGTTTTGGCTGTATTGACGGCATCTTTTGGTGTAACTGGTTATTCCTTACCTCGGGACCAAATTGGTTATTGGGCAGTAAAAATTGTGACAGGCGTACCTGAAGCTATTCCCGTAATAGGATCGCCTTTGGTAGAGTTATTACGCGGAAGTGCTAGTGTGGGCCAATCCACTTTGACTCGTTTTTATAGTTTACACACTTTTGTATTGCCTCTTCTTACTGCCGTATTTATGTTAATGCATTTTCCAATGATACGTAAGCAAGGTATTTCGGGTCCTTTATAG
- the LOC135671545 gene encoding photosystem II CP47 reaction center protein: protein MGLPWYRVHTVVLNDPGRLLSVHIMHTALVAGWAGSMALYELAVFDPSDPALDPMWRQGMFVIPFMTRLGITNSWGGWSISGGTVTNPGIWSYEGVAGAHIVFSGLCFLAAIWHWVYWDLEIFCDERTGKPSLDLPKIFGIHLFLSGLACFGFGAFHVTGLYGPGIWVSDPYGLTGKVQPVSPAWGAEGFDPFVPGGIASHHIAAGTLGILAGLFHLSVRPPQRLYKGLRMGNIETVLSSSIAAVFFAAFVVAGTMWYGSATTPIELFGPTRYQWDQGYFQQEIYRRVSAGLAQNLSLSEAWSKIPEKLAFYDYIGNNPAKGGLFRAGSMDNGDGIAVGWLGHPVFRDKEGRELFVRRMPTFFETFPVVLVDGDGIVRADVPFRRAESKYSVEQVGVTVEFYGGELNGVSYSDPATVKKYARRAQLGEIFELDRATLKSDGVFRSSPRGWFTFGHATFALLFFFGHIWHGARTLFRDVFAGIDPDLDAQVEFGAFQKLGDPTTKRQVV from the coding sequence ATGGGTTTGCCTTGGTATCGTGTTCATACTGTCGTATTGAATGATCCCGGTCGATTGCTTTCTGTCCATATAATGCATACAGCCCTAGTTGCTGGTTGGGCCGGTTCGATGGCTTTATACGAATTAGCGGTTTTTGATCCCTCTGACCCCGCTCTTGATCCAATGTGGAGACAAGGTATGTTCGTTATACCCTTCATGACTCGTTTAGGAATAACCAATTCGTGGGGTGGTTGGAGTATTTCAGGAGGAACTGTAACGAATCCCGGTATTTGGAGTTATGAAGGTGTGGCAGGGGCACATATTGTGTTTTCTGGCTTGTGCTTCTTGGCAGCTATCTGGCATTGGGTGTATTGGGACCTAGAAATATTCTGTGATGAACGTACGGGCAAACCATCTTTGGATTTGCCTAAGATCTTTGGAATTCATTTATTTCTCTCAGGGTTGGCTTGCTTTGGCTTTGGCGCATTTCATGTAACAGGTTTGTATGGTCCTGGAATATGGGTGTCCGATCCTTATGGACTAACTGGAAAAGTACAACCCGTAAGTCCAGCGTGGGGCGCAGAAGGCTTTGATCCTTTTGTTCCCGGAGGAATAGCCTCTCATCATATTGCAGCGGGTACATTGGGCATATTAGCAGGCTTATTCCATCTTAGTGTCCGTCCGCCTCAACGTCTATACAAAGGATTACGTATGGGCAATATTGAAACTGTACTTTCCAGTAGTATCGCTGCTGTTTTTTTTGCAGCTTTCGTTGTTGCTGGAACTATGTGGTATGGTTCAGCAACTACCCCAATCGAATTATTTGGTCCCACTCGTTATCAGTGGGATCAGGGATACTTTCAGCAAGAAATATATCGAAGAGTTAGCGCCGGACTAGCCCAAAATCTGAGTTTATCGGAAGCTTGGTCTAAAATTCCCGAAAAATTAGCTTTTTATGATTACATTGGTAATAATCCAGCAAAAGGGGGATTATTCAGAGCAGGGTCAATGGACAACGGGGATGGAATAGCTGTTGGGTGGTTAGGACACCCCGTCTTTAGAGATAAAGAAGGGCGCGAGCTTTTTGTACGTCGTATGCCTACCTTTTTTGAAACATTTCCGGTAGTTTTGGTAGATGGAGACGGAATTGTTAGAGCCGATGTTCCTTTTAGAAGGGCAGAATCAAAGTATAGTGTTGAACAAGTAGGTGTAACTGTTGAGTTCTATGGTGGCGAACTCAATGGAGTCAGTTATAGTGATCCTGCGACTGTAAAAAAATATGCTAGACGTGCCCAATTAGGTGAAATTTTTGAATTAGATCGGGCTACTTTGAAATCTGATGGCGTTTTTCGTAGCAGTCCAAGGGGTTGGTTCACTTTTGGCCATGCTACGTTTGCTTTGCTCTTCTTTTTCGGACACATTTGGCATGGCGCTAGAACCTTGTTCAGAGATGTTTTTGCTGGCATTGATCCAGATTTGGATGCTCAAGTGGAATTTGGAGCATTCCAAAAACTTGGGGATCCAACTACAAAGAGACAAGTAGTCTGA